The DNA segment AAGGGACCAACCATTTTTTTAAACGGACAGAAGGGCAAGTCATTTGTAAAATATATCTAAAAGATAtaaattgtttattttgatAATCAAATAAtacttacagtaatccctttttTATCATACCGTCTGAACTATTCAATTAGTATTGCTTTGTCACCTTGGTAGGAAATCCATTTTAATCCGTAGCTGCAATGTGTCATTATCAATATGATGAATCCGCATCTTAGCATTTAATCGTGCAGATGAACATGATGATGAGGGTACATCAAAATGCAGCGCTGACAGCTCATTAATTGTGCATCTCCAGGCTCGGATGAGTGCACACGAGTGGGTGAGCAAGGTGGAGCGGCCTGTCACTACAGAAACAGTTGGCAAGGAGACGCAGGAGCAGCCTGGaggagagaaagaggaggagaaagaggagggAGATGGAGCAGCTCATGAGGAGAAgagggaggatgaggagggagaGATAAAGCAGGAGGACGGGCACCAATCTGTGGAGGTACTTTGTCATCACTGTGGTGGGCCATTATTCGAACACTCAATACTTGTGATCTCATTTTAGTTCGCGTTTGATCCGCAGGCCATCTACATGTCGTCAGTGGGCAGTCTGGCAGAAGTGACAGCCCGAAGTATTGAGCAGCTCCACAAGGTGGCAGAACTCATCCTACATGGCCAAGAGCAAGAGCAGGAAAAACCAGCAAGGGATCAGGCACATGTCCTCACCAGGTTGACATGCGCCATGTGTAAGGAAGTGGAATGTTTGGCCAGAAAGTTCTCTGACACGCTGCTCCTTGTTGGGGTAAGTGTGCAAGATTTGACGCAAATGTGCTCAAAGGAGATCACAAATTGTGTTGGAATTCATACAAACTGTtctttctcagtgtcagaggaaAGCTGAGGAGCTCACTCCGCTTATTGACAGCGTGCTGCTGGAGGTGAGAGCTGCAACTTTTTAACTCCACTTACAGTTAATGAATGCACCTAACATTGTGACGCAAATATGCCCTTTTTGAACTTTGAAATTGTGTCTCTGTCTGCAGGGCTCCAACAGTACCACCTACATCCAAAATGCCTTTCAACTTCTGCTACCCGTCCTGCAGATCGCCCACATCGAGAGCCAACCTTGCAAAACCTGCACAGGTTCAGACGCACATGCACATTAGCGCACGCGTTGTACAGAAAGGGTAAAGTAATTCCACACTAAGTGCTTCTATCAATGTTGTCAGAAACTGTTTATTTATGTGTATAATACAAATTTAACATAAGGGGGCTTTCGTGTGTGGCTGACCCTGTTGATGTTTGTTTTCGCAAGTGCTTCACACAAAGATAATCtccaaaaatgcaaatatggGTTGGTGTTtacaatattatatatatatatataatacttgCACTCCATTTGCCTTGACTGACACAAGAGGAATGTTTTCCTTTTAAAATGCCAGTATTCGTGATTACTGTATTTTTGTGTGCGATATTAGATGACATCTAACACCTCCAAATTATATGGCCTTGAAGGAAATGTGTTTCCCCAACGTTCACCCTACTAGGATCCAAATAACATGTATAGCTATGAAATAAATGCTCTGAGCTTTCGCAATGTTCTCGTTGTTGGTATTTTTGCATATATTTTAGTGTCCTGCTTTTTAGCCacataattttttattttttttgtgtggaaacGTTGCGTTGTAATGTTAATGAGCATTTGAAAATGAAGTCACTTTACACCCTAAGTCatggatggatgatgatgttgtgtttctttttctttgtgaGACTCGAGCTGTGTTCAGCAGCTCAGCTCCTCTGTGAGGGAAAAAGTCACTGTTGGGCGATGATGAAGATTAGCTGTAAGAGAAATAACGTTAGTGACACATCAATGAAAAATCCTATCATTATTTCAAGATTGATACTTTCAACAAGGTTATTGTTTTGTCGTTTGCCATGAGATTGTAAAATGGGTGCCTTGGTTTAATTAagtttgggaaacactgctataGATTGACTCATGCCCTGTTGTCTTGAAATGAAGACTCAGGTGGCAAAGAGTGATGGCAACACGTTTAGAGCAAAGTGGAACATTTTTATTCCAATCGTCATACGAATGTGTTGGTTTACCAGTCACATAAGAGTGCTCCACAGGTCCATCCAGTACAGTTTCTGCATCATCTGAGAATTTAAGACACAAAGATCGTGAACAGAGCGcaccaaatgtatttttatgactAATGGTATTATGACCCGTGCTGAAGTGTGTTTGCATGTTGAAATTTCCTACCGGCTACTTGGACCTCTTGAATAGTAGATAATCCTGTCATAAAAAACATAAATTCACTTAAAAtacttaatttttttgtttaattttattatctTACTGACCTGACCATGTGTAGCGAAGCTCACACATATGAAGGTTTCTCTCtgaaaaatattaataaataattagTCATGTCATTTTAAATGCTCGTACGCGAATTTAAAATGCGACAGAAGTTACCTTTTAAAATCTTGATCTTGTCATTGCTTCCATCTAGTCAAAAGGCAAATAAGATCTCATTATTTCATTTGATACAAAGTGTGTGATGGAAAATACtataagcttaaaaaaaaacaacaacacttgtTTAAAACCCAAGTTTGAATGCCTAATTCTAGTTTAaagccctaatttgaaaccaacCCCAATTAATGCTCCAGGTTTTACCAGTATGATTAAATGTATTTCAGTGTCCATTCTAAATCATTTCATCCCACTTCAACTCTATTTGAAAACCCTCATCTGAAACCATAAATCTACTTTGAAATTAGAAAATGAGATTCACCTTTCAGTTGCTGCCCAGTGAAGCTATAACCAAGAGGATGTACTTTCTCTGATGGACAGAAAACATGCAGGTACATAAATTCAAATTTGCCACTTGAGATGCTTTTTGTGCATTGAAGTGAGTGTGTGTCTTACTGCAGCAGTGTCCACTCTGTTTCAATTTTCTGAGGAAAGCTGAGCTCAAGGTCAGCAATACCACACACAAGAGAACCAGCCAGAGAATCCTCAACACAGCACTCCACTCGTCTGGACCAGAGACAGCAACACTCAATATCAAAGATTTACCAACAGTACGTGTTAGTCATAAATTCCCAATCAAACCTGCTTGTGTCTTGAGTAACTCTTTGTTTTCTGTGACAGGAGGAACTGTGTAATTCGACAGTCTTAGCAGACAAACGGTGTGATTGGATGTCTCAGAAGTGGGCGGGACCAGCGCACAGCAATAAGATGCCACGCTGCAACCTCCGTCGTCCGTCTCCTCAGGTGGCTGAAGCCGCAGTGAGCTGGAATTTCTGTGGCCACTTAAGGTGAGCTTCAAAAAGGTACTATTTCCTAGTTGAAGCTTCACTGACACCTCAATGTGGACATTTGCAGCTAGAAATGGAGAAATGTATCAAATTAATTTTTGGAAGTGAGAAAAATAGAAGTTAGACTTGCAGCTAGCAGGCCTTGAGATGACAGTATTCATAAATTTTTGACTGTCACTTGTTTGTTTGGATCACTTTACTGGTGCAATGacagacatttttttccaataatGATACAAATTCCCACATTTAATTGACAGTAAACTAAATCCTCACAGGTACCTGAAAATGAGTTGTTATGATATAATTCCGCCACACTGCCTTGTGATTCACACATATACCAACTCGTGTGAGGCTCTTCGCTGCTTGCATCGTCTGACGTGGGGCCGCTGTCAGCTTCTCTCTCGTCACACCTCTCACGCCATTCCTCACCTCCTGCAATGGGAGGCGGGTCACATGACGTCTTTCTTTTCACCTCAGCCTCCACATTCTGCCAGTTTTCCCTCTTCTTGGCTCGCTTGTCCCGTTCACACGGCAAACAGACCAGGTTGACTTTTGATACTGAAAGAAGATTGCACAATCCAAATATTAGAGCAGTAATTTGGACATGCGGAAAGTAGAGGAAAAAGACTTTCGGGTAAGCAAATCAGAGCAGGGTAAAATTGGAAAATAAAACGTGTGACAAGTGTAAGAAGTGAGGAAAGCACCGAGTGTGAGCACGTGTGAGCAAGAGGGGAAACCATTACTCAAGACAGAAACCGTCTACTAGGGGAGGTGAACTGGAGCTCAGGCTTAAAGTTGGCTCATCGCGTTGCTATATACACTTTATGATCATACCAAAAATGGATATTTTATGAAATataaatttatattttaaatttgtAATCAAAGTATATTTTCAGCTTTATTTGCCCCTTTTGCAATACAGCAAGTCTGTCCAATGTCCTAAATGTAACTTTGATTAGAATGTTCTAGTTTTATTTTCTAGAAGCTACCACAAGTCAGGAGCCAGTATTAGTGGCCATGAAAAGCAAATAAACCAAATGACAAACCGTAAGACACAAATTAAGAAGCACTTCCTGTAGAAGGCCTCacaaagacacaaacacacaccaatgTAATTCCTCACCTGTGTACGAAGTGAAAAAATCCGGGAGGCAGATGATGACGATGAAAATCACAAGGATGAGAAGCTTAGTCACAATTGACCATGTCAtgttcacacatacacacgcgcaGACGTAAACACACTCTCCAGTGTGACCTTAAGCCTGTGCTATCTATCTGCCTCCCTCTTCTGCCCCTCTTGGTTCATCTGATCCCAGCAGGCCGAGCGTTCAAGCTCACGGCTGAGAACGAGGCAGGCGATGAAGCAACAGGGTTACACTCAGCACGCTGCGGCTCAACGCTTCTCTTCCGCCCCTACTTCCTGTCGGGGTTCACACCAAGGCTGACAAATGGATCGTGATCTCCTGCGAGCACAATGTGAGTCGAAATTTCATGTATCTGAGTGAGAGTGTTGAGAGGAGCAATGGTGTGCGCTGTTGTAGATGATGGACAGTGTGTTGCGATTAGAGTTTTGATTAAATGGTCGCGTTAATATGTGTTTAGTGTCGTGTTGGTGTTGATAGAACTCAGGCGAGTGAATCTATAGACATTACAAATCAGATGACATCAATCATCCTTAATCTTGCCATAATGACAGAAAATGAGTCAGTTGTTAAATCAGTACTAATTTTATGACTTGAAAAAAATAGATGGAACAACTTTGAGCATCATCCTTCTGCCTACAACATTTGCATAAGGCCTGCGGACAAAATGGAAACTTGCTGTTTCTAATGAATTATCCACACTTCttataaaaaaatcttttttactTTGTATGATAACATTGCCACAGTTAAAAAATGATCACTCTGTTGCATCTGCTATTGGAAATGATTACCATTTATCAACActcaaatctaaaaaaaataaaataaaatacacacacgcatatCCTGTTGTAGGCAAAGCTGCCAGGTGAGGTCTTATCTCCACCACACAGTTGACAGCCTCGCTGCCTCATACTTTTTGATTCTGCGGCTCACATGCTCACATGCCTTGCCAAATCAAAAAATGATGTGCTTACTGGTAACATTGGTAATGTCAAAGTGCACTGAGTCAACAATATCTGCAATACCGTTGTAGAATGTTAgagaattatatattttttgctagACACTGACTATAAACTTGAAAACATTTCCCTGGGCTTTTTCATTAAATAGCTGTGATCTAAGTTATTATTTTGAAATGGAAGAGAGATGAAAGCAATAAAGTATCGGGAAATGAAAGCATCTAtgagaaaaggaggaggaggaggaaggggaggaaGGAGCGCACAATGATTTAGTGCTGTGTAAGCAGTGAGGCGTCGCCTCGAAAGCTATATGAAACGTTATGTCGCAATTATAGGCTTCTACATGGAGATGAGGTGCGCTTCAGAGGTGGAAAGGTTGCCCTCTTCCATCTCGGGTGCTGCTCTTTGTGTGCAGAAAGATGTCTGTGCATTGTAGCTGTGTGTATTTCACTTCTCTTTTTCAAAATGTTGGAATGGTCCTCTTTTATTGTCACTCAAGGTCACTTTGCTGACTGGAGAGAGCTGCATCCCTTTTGCAACCCTTCCTGGCTGTCTCCTCCGATGCCTGTAACCTTTTATGCCGAGTGTGAAAAGCCCGCGTCAATAAAATCTTTTGAACGTAAGGAAAAATCAATGCGCACCAAGTGCAGCTCCCCTAAACAGCTCTCAGTGCAATAGAAGAAGAAAAGTGCCTCCACTCCATAAATTGACTGTATGAAAATCTCTGTGCTCATCGGGGTACTTGAGAATATCTACTTGTGTTTTTATCACTTAACATAAACATTTACACTTAAAAGGGCTTTATTGGTTTCAACTTGCACCATCAAATTTTACAGGCCTCTtgggaaaacacatttttgcatGTGGACGGCGCTTGCAATAAAACTGGATCATTAACACAATCAAAACACACACCGAAAAACTAACGACAAATTGCTGATGACCAAACAATTGATTGAtcgatatagatagatagataaaattgtggaaatagccttttctcagtcagattttttttacattaacatGCATGGGTGTGTCTGTGTTCTATATTTAGAGCCTTTCAGAGGTACTGTGAAAGCATAGATGAAAGATGGGCCCAGCATTTCTATGCCAAATAAATGCTATCACGCGTCTAGACTACTTTTATCACAATCTTATCAGTGACAATAAAATTGGTCTTCTCACTGATGTCGGCGGGGGGGCGTGCAaaggtttttatttctgtataaTGTTATTCAGTTCTTGCATGCCGTGTCTAGCTGGTGGCTTTATGAGAAACTGTATTCCGTCAACTCTCCTCAGTTGATTGAATTCATTCGTTCACTCTGCCAGTAAACAAGGTGAAAGCTAAAAGCTCCCTGAGTAGTGAGCTGATATCCTTGAAACGACCCCCTCCAGTAATTATCCCACATAGTGCCGATTAATGCTGAGTCACAATCTCTGGCTAAACGCTAACAATGTGCTCATTTGTATTCTCAACATGTTTCATCTGCGTTTTTCTTTTATCTTGCACTTAGTCACAAACTGCCTTTTGGTTATTGGAGGGCAAATTGCCCATCGCCTGAGCCTAATGATTATCTTTCTTTATACGCGCAATAAAGGAAACCGCCTGTGACTTTTTCACTCATTTGTGCATTCCAAATGTCACTTTGACTTGGATTTACTGTGCTTTGCCATTGAATGTCAGCAATTGAAGTTGTACttctaatgtgctaatggtagtaagaacacataaataaataaaacacaaataacGTTTTTTAAGGCGACGTATAATGGAAAACAGACTTTGGAATTGTGTATAAACATGTGAGTCTCTGGACTGGCTGCCCTCCCATTAGATGTGGAATCACAccaccaatattttttttttttgactggctGTGCTAGAGATTGCATCATTCCAGAGAAAGACTGCATTTGCTAAAATAACTGCTCATGTTGGGGTGGGTCATTCAATGCCACAATGtgaaaataatcattttctTGGGCACCTGTCAGTCAAAGGCctatagagcaggggtgtcaaattcattgAGTCTTGAACAAATGACATctattgttggaaaaaaaaaattaactagcaATTGAGCTTGACTTTGCAGGAAAATATGAAAACTTTCCAGGAGCGTACAATGTTCATTTCCCCTTTAGTGTTATGATTCATTGCCTCTGGTTTTGACATTTGACTTGGATGATTTTAGAGTTTTTAAACAAGTGTTTGACCTGAAATAATTTATCACAGTATGGCGGGGCTGTCAGCGGCGCTCGCTATCTCTTTCTCATTTCCATTGGAGCGACGGGCTCTCTGTGATTGGTTAGCTGCTTGCGGCAGATTAAATTATTAAGGCCTGCTCTTTATTTGGCTGTAAATGCTCCCTCTCATTTTCCATCTCTTGCTCGGTTGCTCAGTCGTGTTTTCCACTTCCTCTCCTCTCTCGGCCCATTTACGGAGAGACGGAACAAGAAAAGAGGGCACTGCAGCACTATAGTGGAAAAAAAGCAGGGAAATGACACAGATACCATCGTTGTTTTTTTCCAGTTGGGGAAATTGGAAGGAGAGATGCCAACCAGTGGAAAAAAGATAGAGGCTGATGAAATATATTGTAAGGTCTTTGCAGAGTTTGTTTGCGTGCGTCCTTATCTGCCCATCCATCTGTATGTGTTTGATTGCCTAACCTTGCCACATGTAAATTGCTGCATGTATGCCGGCACCAGTCGAGTGTTGCACTCAGTCGTGGGAAAGCTGTTCAGGTGCCAGGTGGCTTCTGCCTAAGGACAAGAATATGAGACAATCactgacacacatacacacacacaaaaaaagagttGTTTTCATTTCTATTAATAATTCAGAATGTGTGTTCTGTTCTATTGTATGCAGCCGCAAACTGATGCCTCAGCCATTCTAAGAGACCTGCTCACAAGTGTCTGtaagcaaacacacacgctaAAGGGGGGGGATTATGGAttgtttgtgcattttatgcAAATTAGTTTCTTGCACAGCAAACAGTACACTTGGCCTTGGCCTGAATATTTGTAAACTATCCGCATTTAATGATGTCTGCATAGTTATTATAACTTGCCAGCTCACATTATGTATTTGATTTATGGATAGTGTACTTTTCATTAACAATGTGGTCAGAGACGCCGCAAACCCGCTGATTGCCAAAGAGACGACTGACATTGGCCCTATACCAGTGATTCTAAAATAGTGGGGCGCACCCCCCTGGGGGGCGCGTGTGACACCAGGGAACATGTTTTTCTGTACTGGATTAAAGggtaattagacatccactgcagtaggtgggAGTGGCGGTATCATTGTAAGAGTGTGCGCAAGGAGTAGTCTCTCTACAATGTGCCCAACCGCTCAGCCAGTGGTGCTTCGAAATAACTTCGTTCTATGGCTCCacatgtcctcagcactgcaaacttTTGTGCCGGTataccatatgaagtaaatgacgggatttttttacctcatctaatatgaggtaaaaaaaaaaaaaaacaagcatacgagctggtgttttagaacagcctagacaagtaaataacaaaaaagaagaaaaatgaacTACTTTATTTTCTTCCCAGTTGAGAGAAGCGCGCGATGCAATGCGGATAGTGCTGCGGGGAGAAGTTTGACAAGCGTTAGTACGTTCATGATTAGCACAGTTCGCGGGGTTGGGGAGTCGAACTCTAAATCTGAAGTGTTcgagcgcagcgacggagccactcatCAAACGGGGCGAGCTCAGCAGCCGACCCGCTTTCACTTTCAGTCATTCTCATCCGTTCAGTATTTCGTTACGCGCGCGTTGGGTAAGTACAtcatagtgttggctcgtgagtgaacgattcgttcaaaagaacgaatttcTTTCAGTGGGAGTGAAgagttcagttcatatgacttcaaccagtaggtgtcggcaaTGCCCATTGGAGTGGtgacacctcgccgtaaaacaaaacgaagaagaaaataacgtaacttcctgttcacgaacgagtcgtgaattgcattcccCGTTCTTCAACTggacggatctgtgagtgaacgcatcagtgagtgagtgatttgcatttccagttcatcgcgagaacggatcggtgagggaacgagtcctgtctttcccgttcgcgaacgagtcaatgagtgaactgccttccttcccgagtATCaatggatcagtcagtgaacgtgttgcgtctccctcctggcgtgaactatgtaagccagaatgtcgatttcccaaggaaagaaagaaccactcactgaaacagcacttcttttatgcgcgttttctccaagctaacggctaactttattgcatgaagggacgcGCCGTTATGCAGCAAcgtggagattatgcttctctttgggtaatcttgattttataacacttatagtagtttttaaataacgtgtatgcatatatacgtctaaatattgttatccaatatatctactgcaatttc comes from the Syngnathus scovelli strain Florida chromosome 5, RoL_Ssco_1.2, whole genome shotgun sequence genome and includes:
- the LOC125968572 gene encoding uncharacterized protein isoform X1; this encodes MTWSIVTKLLILVIFIVIICLPDFFTSYTVSKVNLVCLPCERDKRAKKRENWQNVEAEVKRKTSCDPPPIAGGEEWRERCDEREADSGPTSDDASSEEPHTSWYMCESQGSVAELYHNNSFSAANVHIEVSVKLQLGNSTFLKLTLSGHRNSSSLRLQPPEETDDGGCSVASYCCALVPPTSETSNHTVCLLRLSNYTVPPVTENKELLKTQADEWSAVLRILWLVLLCVVLLTLSSAFLRKLKQSGHCCKKVHPLGYSFTGQQLKDGSNDKIKILKERNLHMCELRYTWSGLSTIQEVQVADDAETVLDGPVEHSYVTANLHHRPTVTFSLTEELSC
- the LOC125968572 gene encoding uncharacterized protein isoform X2, whose translation is MTWSIVTKLLILVIFIVIICLPDFFTSYTVSKVNLVCLPCERDKRAKKRENWQNVEAEVKRKTSCDPPPIAGGEEWRERCDEREADSGPTSDDASSEEPHTSWYMCESQGSVAELYHNNSFSAANVHIEVSVKLQLGNSTFLKLTLSGHRNSSSLRLQPPEETDDGGCSVASYCCALVPPTSETSNHTVCLLRLSNYTVPPVTENKELLKTQADEWSAVLRILWLVLLCVVLLTLSSAFLRKLKQSGHCCKKVHPLGYSFTGQQLKDGSNDKIKILKERNLHMCELRYTWIIYYSRGPSSR